Proteins found in one Danaus plexippus chromosome 3 unlocalized genomic scaffold, MEX_DaPlex mxdp_25, whole genome shotgun sequence genomic segment:
- the LOC116767237 gene encoding uncharacterized protein LOC116767237 isoform X1 → MLLQPNWVKMFIFLILIFASSVNLSDVKFCANLHPVEDFDEEAILGLWYIKEYIYHNDNGTYTEYNPYCPTVQIRKFEDYVSGGLLNHNLPTPPTPYQQMTNSPYQLASRPYNSPEPYRIRHFVLEWHEGLWKDDYHIKVNTSHKGFWPTDVPYGSVDKMYRFFGGVIQVLKVSHNHLVLNFCMRLPHSQLYSVVLARNENQLTPGDLTSIHNIFSIKNLSTSSLKRVCESSAVSVKLSGSLILCFLLIFSKLHL, encoded by the exons ATGTTATTGCAACCAAATTGGgttaaaatgttcatatttttaatattaattttcgcATCTTCGGTTAATCTTTCGGACGTTAAGTTCTGTGCGAATCTGCATCCAGTTGAGGATTTCGACGAAGAAGCTATTTTGGGGTTGTGGTATATAAAAGAGTATATTTACCATAATGATAACGGAACTTATACTGAATATAATCCGTATTGTCCCACAGtacaaataagaaaatttgaGGACTACGTTAGTGGTGGTCTATTAAACCATAATCTT CCTACTCCTCCGACACCATACCAGCAGATGACAAATTCTCCGTACCAATTAGCAAGCAGACCATACAATTCTCCGGAACCGTATAGAATTAGACACTTTGTTTTAGAATGGCACGAAGGACTATGGAAAGACGATTATCATATTAAAGTGAACACTTCCCACAAAGGGTTTTGGCCTACGGACGTGCCCTATGGAT CTGTGGACAAAATGTATCGCTTCTTCGGTGGTGTGATCCaagttttaaaagtatctCATAACCATTTGGTACTCAACTTTTGCATGAGGTTGCCTCATTCGCAACTGTACAGCGTTGTGCTTGCGAGGAACGAGAATCAATTGACACCGGGAGATCTTACCAGCatccataatattttttccataaaGAACCTGTCAACATCCTCTCTGAAACGAGTCTGTGAAAGTTCAGCTGTTAGCGTCAAACTGTCTGGTTCAttgattttatgtttcttactaatattttcaaaattacatttgtgA
- the LOC116765818 gene encoding uncharacterized protein LOC116765818 produces MFVQLVQLVFYLVLISASKVEGICGDTVRWSHRVNIDDVFGVWYGVGYAQHNPDMTNKPNEVGCVSLYITDANNELEDNWLDWSFQRKNFSDQNWRSSKSNPWSGDKMAGSWLDIRLKRRAKRDSLDEKRIRVLWDEDGHSLEQIYLYYSEEPGLWTAERLLPGERQLMSRGIDVWHPDDPPRHPDVIRLLKVTPDTLVLNHCAELGNGGIFTLILRRSPSRVQKWEWYQYQREFYKFELPNVYRYSAVCGTAVAISSHILVIVSTFFVSILYK; encoded by the exons ATGTTCGTCCAGCTTGTACAGCTCGTGTTTTATCTAGTACTGATCTCCGCGAGTAAGGTCGAAGGTATATGTGGGGACACCGTACGTTGGTCCCATAGGGTCAACATAGACGACGTGTTCGGGGTGTGGTACGGTGTAGGCTACGCTCAACATAACCCAGATATGACGAATAAGCCTAATGAAGTCGGATGCGTGTCTCTTTACATAACCGACGCAAATAATGAACTTGAAGACAATTGGCTTGATTGGTCT TTCCAGAGAAAAAACTTTTCAGATCAGAATTGGCGCTCGTCTAAAAGCAATCCTTGGTCTGGAGACAAGATGGCTGGATCTTGGCTTGATATACGTTTAAAACGGAGGGCGAAAAGGGATTCTTTGGATGAAAAACGTATCAGAGTTCTGTGGGATGAAGATGGTCACAGTCTAgagcaaatttatttatattattctgagGAGCCAGGTCTTTGGACCGCAGAGCGACTGCTTCCTGGAGAAAGACAGTTAATGTCCAGAGGAATTG atgTTTGGCATCCAGATGATCCACCTCGTCATCCAGATGTAATTCGGCTGTTGAAGGTCACTCCAGACACACTGGTTCTCAATCATTGCGCAGAGTTAGGTAATGGTGGTATATTTACACTAATATTACGAAGATCACCATCGAGAGTCCAGAAATGGGAGTGGTATCAATACCAGAGGGAGTTCTATAAATTTGAGCTACCCAACGTGTACAGATATTCAGCTGTCTGTGGAACAGCTGTCGCTATTAGTTCACATATACTAGTAATAGTATCAACATTTTTTgtcagtatattatataaataa